The genome window AAAAGTGGCAGGCCAGGAGGGATTTGAACCCCCACCCCTCGGATTTGGAGTCCGATGCTCTAGCCGTTAGAGCTACTGGCCTATGCCTTTGTCTCCTTATGCATGGTATGCCGTCTGCAGTTCCGGCAATACTTCTTTAATTGTATCTTTTCCGTTGTGTTCTTCTTGTTC of Thermodesulfovibrionales bacterium contains these proteins:
- the rpmG gene encoding 50S ribosomal protein L33, giving the protein MRDIILFQCTECKNRNYSSMKNKKNTTEKIQLKKYCRNCRRHTMHKETKA